A single region of the Undibacterium piscinae genome encodes:
- the pnp gene encoding polyribonucleotide nucleotidyltransferase, whose amino-acid sequence MFNKVTKTFQYGQHQVTLETGEIARQASGAVLVSIEDTVVLATVVAKKDAKPGQDFFPLTVDYMEKTYAAGRIPGGFFKREGRPSEKETLTSRLIDRPIRPLFPEGYLNEVQVIIHVLSVNPEIDPDIAAMIGASAAICVSGIPFNGPIGAARVGYIDGAYVLNPTASQLKLSEMDLVVAGTEQAVMMVESEAKVLSEEIMLGAVVYGHEQMKAVIDAIHDLVADGGKPEVQWAPAAKNETLIAQVTAVAEPLLRAAYQIKEKQARTEQLKSATAAISAALAEQSAAAGVDAPNSADVSNVMFDLEAKIVRSQILEGEPRIDGRDTRTVRPISIRTGVLPRTHGTALFTRGETQALVIATLGTARDEQKIDALMGEFTDRFMLHYNMPPFATGETGRVGTPKRREIGHGRLAKRALLAAMPAAEDFSYSVRLVSEITESNGSSSMASVCGGCLALMDAGVPMKAHVAGIAMGLIKEGNKFAVLTDILGDEDHLGDMDFKVAGTAEGITALQMDIKIQGITKEIMKVALAQAKEGRVHILGEMQKAVPHGKAELSDFAPRLITVKINPEKIRDVIGKGGAVIRALTEETGTQIDISDEGVVTIASVDAAAGQEAKRRIQELTAEVEVGKVYEGTVLKLLDFGAIVQIMPGKDGLLHISQIANERVNAVADYLKEGQQVKVKVLETDDRGRFKLSMKAAAAEAETQPQAQEAQQ is encoded by the coding sequence GTGTTTAATAAAGTTACGAAAACCTTCCAGTACGGTCAACATCAAGTTACCCTGGAAACTGGCGAAATCGCTCGCCAAGCGTCCGGTGCAGTATTGGTCTCGATTGAAGATACCGTTGTTTTGGCTACTGTTGTCGCCAAAAAAGATGCAAAACCAGGTCAGGATTTTTTCCCGCTGACAGTTGATTACATGGAAAAAACCTATGCGGCGGGCCGTATTCCGGGTGGTTTCTTCAAGCGTGAAGGCCGTCCGTCTGAAAAGGAAACGCTGACATCGCGTTTGATCGATCGTCCTATCCGTCCTTTGTTCCCTGAAGGTTACCTCAATGAAGTTCAGGTAATTATTCATGTGTTGTCGGTTAATCCTGAGATTGATCCGGATATCGCTGCCATGATAGGCGCATCCGCTGCAATCTGCGTTTCCGGCATTCCGTTTAATGGTCCGATTGGCGCCGCGCGCGTTGGTTATATCGATGGCGCTTATGTCTTGAATCCAACTGCAAGCCAGTTGAAATTATCGGAGATGGATCTGGTTGTCGCTGGTACTGAGCAAGCGGTCATGATGGTTGAATCTGAAGCCAAAGTGCTGTCCGAGGAAATCATGCTGGGCGCGGTTGTTTACGGCCATGAGCAAATGAAGGCAGTGATTGATGCGATTCATGATCTGGTTGCTGATGGTGGTAAGCCAGAAGTTCAATGGGCTCCGGCTGCTAAGAATGAAACTTTGATCGCACAGGTAACTGCAGTGGCTGAGCCATTGTTGCGCGCTGCGTATCAGATTAAAGAAAAGCAAGCCCGCACTGAGCAATTGAAATCCGCTACTGCCGCGATCTCCGCTGCATTGGCTGAGCAATCTGCCGCTGCCGGTGTTGATGCGCCAAATTCAGCTGACGTTAGTAACGTTATGTTTGACCTAGAGGCGAAGATTGTTCGCTCGCAGATTCTTGAGGGTGAGCCACGTATCGACGGTCGTGATACACGCACTGTGCGTCCTATCTCTATCCGTACAGGCGTGTTGCCACGCACTCACGGTACCGCATTGTTTACCCGTGGTGAAACTCAGGCTTTGGTCATTGCCACTCTGGGTACTGCGCGTGACGAGCAAAAAATTGACGCCTTGATGGGTGAATTTACTGACCGCTTCATGCTGCATTACAATATGCCTCCGTTCGCTACTGGTGAAACCGGTCGTGTTGGTACGCCTAAGCGTCGTGAAATTGGTCACGGCCGTTTGGCTAAGCGTGCTTTGCTCGCGGCTATGCCTGCAGCGGAAGACTTTAGTTATTCCGTACGCCTGGTGTCGGAAATTACTGAGTCTAACGGTTCCTCTTCGATGGCATCGGTTTGCGGTGGTTGCCTGGCTCTGATGGATGCTGGTGTGCCTATGAAAGCGCACGTCGCTGGTATCGCCATGGGTCTGATCAAAGAAGGTAATAAATTTGCCGTCTTGACGGATATCTTGGGTGATGAAGATCATCTGGGTGATATGGACTTTAAAGTAGCCGGTACCGCAGAAGGTATTACTGCTCTGCAAATGGATATCAAAATCCAGGGTATTACCAAGGAAATCATGAAGGTCGCTTTGGCGCAAGCTAAAGAAGGCCGCGTGCATATTCTGGGTGAAATGCAGAAAGCGGTTCCTCATGGTAAGGCTGAGTTGTCCGATTTCGCTCCTCGCCTGATCACTGTGAAGATCAATCCTGAAAAAATCCGTGACGTTATCGGTAAGGGCGGTGCGGTAATTCGTGCCCTGACGGAAGAAACTGGTACGCAAATCGACATTAGCGACGAGGGTGTTGTTACCATCGCTTCAGTTGATGCTGCCGCTGGTCAGGAAGCCAAGCGTCGCATTCAGGAATTGACAGCTGAAGTTGAAGTCGGCAAGGTCTATGAAGGCACTGTCCTGAAATTGTTGGATTTCGGGGCTATCGTACAAATCATGCCGGGTAAAGATGGTTTGTTGCACATCAGCCAGATTGCCAATGAGCGTGTCAATGCCGTTGCTGACTACCTTAAAGAAGGTCAGCAAGTGAAAGTGAAAGTTCTGGAAACAGATGATCGCGGTCGCTTTAAGTTGTCGATGAAAGCTGCAGCCGCTGAAGCGGAAACTCAGCCGCAAGCACAAGAAGCCCAGCAGTAA
- the rpsO gene encoding 30S ribosomal protein S15, which translates to MTIEKTAKAAIVADNARGQNDTGSPEVQVALLTARINDLNGHFKAHNKDHHSRRGLIMMVNRRKSLLSYLKGKDLNRYRSLIEKLGLRK; encoded by the coding sequence ATGACTATTGAAAAAACAGCAAAGGCCGCTATCGTTGCGGACAATGCCCGCGGTCAAAACGACACCGGATCTCCAGAAGTGCAAGTTGCGTTGTTGACTGCTCGCATCAACGACCTGAACGGCCACTTCAAAGCGCACAATAAAGATCACCACTCACGTCGTGGTTTGATTATGATGGTTAACCGTCGTAAGAGCTTGCTGTCTTACCTGAAGGGTAAAGACTTGAATCGCTATCGCTCACTGATCGAAAAACTCGGCTTGCGTAAGTAA
- the acs gene encoding acetate--CoA ligase translates to MSDLDAAKTESRIFPPPAAFAADATISGMDAYRTLCAEAEQDYEGFWARLARENLHWHKPFTTTLDESQAPLYKWFEDGLLNVSYNCLDVNLQKGLGDKTAVIFESDGGEVTKVSYQQLHQKVCQFANGLKSLGVGKGDRVVIYMPMSVEGVVAMQACARIGATHSVVFGGFSAKSLQERIVDVGAVAVITADEQVRGGKHLPLKAIVDEALALGDCEKIKNVVVYKRTAGNISMSAGRDLWMHELVAGQSDVCEPEWVSAEHPLFILYTSGSTGKPKGVQHSSGGYLLWAMLTMKWTFDIKPSDVFWCTADIGWVTGHTYITYGPLAVGSTEIVFEGIPTYPNAGRFWDMIQKHKATIFYTAPTAIRSLIKAADGDANIHPNKYDLSSLRLLGSVGEPINPEAWMWYYKNIGGEKCPVVDTFWQTETGGHMMSPLPGATPLVPGSCTLPLPGIMAAIVDETGHDLPNGQGGILVVKRPWPSMIRTIWGDDERFKKSYFPEEFGGKVYLAGDGAIRNKDTGYFTITGRIDDVLNVSGHRMGTMEIESALVAHPMVAEAAVVGKPDDTTGESICAFVVLKRSRPTGDEAKQIATELRNWVAKEIGPIAKPKEIRFGDNLPKTRSGKIMRRLLRVLAKGEQITQDISTLENPAILDQLKQAL, encoded by the coding sequence ATGTCAGACCTCGACGCTGCAAAAACTGAATCACGTATTTTCCCTCCACCGGCGGCTTTTGCCGCAGATGCCACTATTTCGGGTATGGATGCCTACCGCACGCTATGCGCCGAGGCGGAACAGGATTATGAAGGTTTCTGGGCCAGGCTGGCGCGAGAAAATCTGCATTGGCATAAGCCCTTCACGACTACCTTAGATGAGTCGCAGGCGCCGCTGTATAAATGGTTTGAAGACGGTTTGCTCAATGTCTCTTACAACTGTCTCGACGTCAATCTGCAAAAAGGCCTGGGCGACAAGACCGCGGTAATTTTTGAATCTGACGGTGGCGAAGTCACTAAAGTCAGTTATCAGCAATTGCATCAGAAAGTCTGTCAGTTTGCCAATGGCCTTAAGTCGTTGGGCGTAGGCAAGGGTGATCGCGTGGTGATCTACATGCCTATGTCGGTCGAAGGCGTGGTGGCGATGCAAGCTTGTGCCCGTATCGGCGCGACGCACTCTGTGGTATTTGGCGGGTTCTCGGCGAAATCCCTGCAAGAGCGTATCGTTGACGTTGGCGCGGTGGCTGTCATTACCGCAGACGAGCAAGTGCGCGGCGGCAAGCATTTGCCTTTGAAAGCGATTGTCGATGAAGCGCTGGCGCTGGGCGACTGCGAAAAAATCAAAAACGTCGTGGTCTACAAACGTACCGCCGGCAATATTTCCATGAGCGCTGGTCGTGATCTGTGGATGCACGAACTGGTTGCAGGGCAATCCGATGTCTGCGAACCTGAATGGGTTAGTGCCGAGCATCCTCTGTTCATTCTGTACACTTCTGGCTCTACCGGTAAGCCAAAAGGCGTACAACATTCGTCCGGCGGCTATCTGCTGTGGGCGATGCTGACCATGAAGTGGACTTTCGACATCAAGCCTAGCGATGTATTTTGGTGTACCGCCGATATCGGCTGGGTCACCGGTCATACCTATATCACTTATGGACCGTTGGCTGTTGGCTCTACCGAGATCGTGTTTGAGGGCATTCCTACTTACCCGAACGCCGGTCGTTTCTGGGACATGATACAAAAGCATAAGGCAACGATTTTCTACACCGCGCCTACCGCGATCCGTTCGCTGATCAAGGCGGCCGATGGTGACGCCAATATCCATCCGAACAAATACGATTTATCCTCGCTGCGCTTGCTTGGCTCGGTCGGTGAGCCTATCAATCCGGAAGCCTGGATGTGGTATTACAAAAACATCGGCGGCGAAAAATGTCCGGTAGTCGATACCTTCTGGCAAACCGAAACCGGTGGTCACATGATGTCGCCTTTGCCGGGCGCTACACCGCTGGTGCCAGGTTCCTGCACGCTGCCTTTGCCGGGCATTATGGCCGCGATCGTTGATGAAACCGGCCATGATCTGCCGAACGGGCAGGGCGGTATTCTGGTGGTCAAGCGTCCATGGCCTTCGATGATACGTACTATCTGGGGCGATGACGAACGCTTCAAGAAGAGTTATTTCCCGGAAGAATTCGGCGGCAAGGTGTACCTGGCCGGCGATGGCGCGATCCGTAATAAAGACACGGGTTATTTCACGATCACCGGTCGTATCGACGATGTACTGAATGTTTCCGGTCACCGCATGGGCACCATGGAAATTGAATCGGCATTGGTCGCGCATCCTATGGTGGCTGAAGCTGCCGTGGTTGGTAAGCCTGATGACACTACCGGTGAATCGATCTGTGCCTTCGTGGTCTTGAAACGCAGCCGTCCTACCGGTGATGAGGCTAAGCAAATTGCGACGGAATTGCGCAACTGGGTCGCCAAGGAAATCGGCCCGATCGCCAAACCGAAAGAAATTCGTTTCGGCGACAATCTGCCAAAAACGCGTTCCGGCAAAATCATGCGTCGTTTGTTGCGTGTATTGGCGAAAGGCGAGCAGATTACCCAGGATATCTCCACTCTGGAAAATCCGGCAATTCTGGATCAGCTCAAGCAAGCACTATAA
- a CDS encoding 2-isopropylmalate synthase — MADKLIIFDTTLRDGEQSPGASMTKDEKVRIARQLERLKVDVIEAGFAAASVGDFESIKAISLAVREPIICSLSRANDRDIARAAEALAGAERKRIHTFIATSPLHMEMKLRMSPDQVLEQAKQAVRYARTFTDDVEFSPEDASRSDIDFLCRVIEAVIKEGATTINFADTVGYGVPELYGNTLKTLRERIPNSDKVIWSVHCHNDLGMAVANSLAGVMIGGARQVECTINGLGERAGNTALEEIVMAVRTRKDYFNLDFGIDTTQIVATSKLVSQITGFTVQPNKAVVGANAFAHASGIHQDGILKARDTYEIMRAEDVGWSANKIVLGKLSGRNAFKQRLQELGIALESEAEVNAAFTRFKELADKKSEIFDEDIMSLVSAEEHSQGNEQYRYVSLAQHSETGERPTAKVIFSIEGSELSCEATGNGPVDAIVNAIESKVQSGAELLLFSVNAITTGTQSQGEVTMRLSKAGRIVNGVGADPDIVVASAKAYLSALNKLHSKSEKLNPQI; from the coding sequence ATGGCAGACAAACTCATCATATTTGATACCACCTTGCGTGATGGCGAACAATCGCCCGGCGCATCAATGACCAAGGACGAAAAAGTCCGCATTGCGCGTCAACTGGAGCGCCTGAAGGTCGATGTGATTGAGGCTGGATTTGCAGCCGCTTCAGTGGGTGATTTTGAGTCTATCAAGGCGATCTCTCTTGCTGTGCGGGAACCAATTATCTGCTCCTTGTCGCGCGCCAATGACCGCGACATCGCGCGTGCCGCGGAAGCTTTGGCCGGTGCCGAGCGCAAGCGTATCCACACCTTCATCGCCACCTCTCCTTTGCACATGGAAATGAAGTTGCGCATGAGTCCGGATCAGGTGCTGGAGCAGGCCAAGCAGGCAGTGCGTTATGCCCGTACCTTTACCGACGATGTTGAATTTAGCCCGGAAGATGCGAGCCGCTCGGATATCGATTTCCTGTGTCGCGTGATTGAGGCAGTCATCAAGGAAGGTGCTACCACGATTAACTTCGCCGACACGGTTGGTTATGGCGTCCCTGAGTTGTACGGTAATACCCTCAAGACTTTGCGTGAACGCATCCCTAATTCCGATAAGGTGATCTGGTCCGTGCATTGCCATAACGATTTGGGTATGGCTGTGGCTAACTCTTTGGCTGGCGTGATGATAGGCGGCGCTCGCCAGGTTGAGTGCACCATTAACGGCCTTGGTGAACGCGCCGGCAATACCGCGCTGGAAGAAATTGTGATGGCGGTGCGTACCCGTAAGGATTATTTCAATCTTGATTTTGGTATCGATACTACGCAGATCGTTGCTACCTCAAAATTAGTCTCGCAAATCACCGGTTTCACTGTGCAGCCAAATAAGGCCGTCGTTGGCGCTAACGCGTTTGCGCACGCATCGGGCATCCATCAGGATGGCATTCTCAAGGCGCGTGATACCTATGAAATCATGCGTGCCGAAGATGTAGGCTGGTCCGCAAATAAGATAGTGCTCGGCAAGTTGTCTGGCCGTAATGCGTTTAAACAGCGTCTGCAAGAGTTGGGTATAGCACTGGAATCCGAAGCGGAAGTGAATGCGGCATTTACCCGCTTTAAAGAATTGGCGGATAAAAAATCTGAAATTTTTGACGAAGACATCATGTCTTTGGTATCGGCGGAAGAGCATTCGCAAGGCAATGAGCAGTATCGCTACGTCTCTTTGGCGCAGCACTCCGAGACCGGCGAGCGTCCGACTGCCAAGGTGATCTTCTCCATCGAGGGGAGTGAGCTTAGTTGTGAAGCGACTGGTAATGGCCCGGTTGACGCTATTGTCAATGCGATAGAATCGAAAGTCCAAAGCGGCGCCGAATTATTGTTATTCTCGGTCAATGCCATTACCACTGGCACCCAGTCTCAGGGTGAAGTAACGATGCGCTTGTCTAAAGCCGGGCGTATCGTCAACGGTGTCGGTGCTGACCCTGATATCGTGGTGGCATCTGCCAAGGCCTATTTGTCGGCGCTGAATAAGTTGCATTCAAAATCGGAAAAGTTGAATCCGCAAATCTAA
- a CDS encoding fumarate hydratase, producing the protein MTIIKQDDLIESIAAALQYISYYHPADYIAHLARAYQSEQSPAAKDAIAQILTNSRMCAEGKRPICQDTGIVNVFLKVGMGVRFEGFSGSIIDAVNEGVRQGYNNPDNVLRASIVADPLFDRKNTKDNTPAVVHMELVPGNTVDVRIAAKGGGSENKTKFVMLNPSDSLIDWVMKTVPTMGAGWCPPGMLGIGIGGTAEKAMLMAKESLMEDIDMYELKLRGPQNKTEELRIELCDKINALGIGAQGLGGLTTVLDVKINMYPTHAASKPVAMIPNCAATRHGHFVLDGSGPVYMDPPALSSWPDVHWVADTEKSKRIDLNTLTKEEVASWKPGQTLLLNGKMLTGRDAAHKRIQDMLAKGETLPVDFTNRVIYYVGPVDPVRDEAVGPAGPTTATRMDKFTDMMLEKTGLISMIGKAERGPVAIESIKKHGSAYLMAVGGAAYLVSKAIKTATVVGFADLGMEAIYEFDVVDMPVTVAVDSNGTSVHNTGPKEWQAKIGIIPVA; encoded by the coding sequence ATGACCATCATCAAGCAAGACGATCTGATCGAATCCATCGCCGCCGCACTGCAATACATCAGCTACTACCATCCGGCTGACTATATCGCCCATCTGGCACGCGCTTATCAGTCTGAACAAAGTCCGGCCGCCAAAGATGCGATTGCGCAAATTTTGACGAACTCGCGTATGTGCGCCGAAGGAAAACGTCCGATTTGCCAGGATACCGGCATCGTCAACGTGTTCCTGAAAGTCGGTATGGGCGTTCGCTTTGAAGGCTTTAGCGGTTCCATCATCGATGCCGTCAACGAAGGCGTGCGTCAAGGCTATAACAATCCGGATAATGTGTTGCGCGCCTCTATCGTGGCCGATCCTTTGTTTGACCGCAAAAACACCAAGGACAACACCCCTGCGGTAGTGCACATGGAATTGGTACCAGGCAATACCGTCGACGTAAGAATCGCGGCCAAAGGCGGCGGATCCGAAAACAAGACTAAATTTGTCATGCTCAACCCCTCTGATTCATTGATAGACTGGGTCATGAAAACCGTACCTACCATGGGTGCCGGCTGGTGTCCGCCTGGCATGCTCGGTATCGGTATCGGCGGTACTGCAGAAAAAGCCATGCTGATGGCAAAAGAATCGTTGATGGAAGACATCGACATGTACGAGCTGAAATTGCGCGGCCCGCAAAACAAGACTGAAGAGCTGCGCATAGAATTGTGCGACAAGATCAATGCGCTCGGCATAGGTGCACAAGGCCTGGGTGGCTTGACTACCGTACTCGACGTCAAGATCAATATGTACCCTACCCACGCCGCTTCCAAGCCGGTTGCCATGATCCCTAACTGCGCAGCGACCCGTCACGGTCATTTTGTGCTCGACGGTTCAGGCCCGGTGTATATGGATCCGCCGGCGCTGTCTAGCTGGCCGGACGTGCACTGGGTTGCCGACACCGAAAAATCCAAGCGCATCGACCTCAACACATTGACCAAAGAAGAAGTCGCCTCCTGGAAACCAGGCCAGACTTTGCTGCTGAACGGCAAAATGCTGACCGGTCGCGATGCCGCCCACAAGCGTATCCAGGACATGCTGGCCAAGGGCGAAACCCTGCCGGTAGATTTCACCAATCGCGTGATTTACTACGTAGGTCCGGTTGATCCCGTACGTGACGAAGCGGTTGGCCCGGCCGGCCCGACTACCGCAACCCGCATGGACAAATTCACCGACATGATGCTGGAAAAAACCGGTTTGATTTCCATGATAGGCAAGGCCGAGCGCGGCCCGGTTGCCATAGAATCGATCAAGAAACACGGTTCTGCGTATCTGATGGCAGTGGGTGGCGCCGCTTACCTGGTATCAAAAGCGATCAAGACCGCCACGGTAGTGGGCTTTGCCGATCTGGGCATGGAAGCGATCTACGAATTTGACGTCGTCGATATGCCAGTAACGGTAGCGGTCGATTCCAACGGCACTTCGGTCCACAATACCGGCCCGAAAGAGTGGCAAGCCAAGATAGGCATTATTCCTGTTGCCTGA
- the pssA gene encoding CDP-diacylglycerol--serine O-phosphatidyltransferase, producing the protein MSSFKKRQPKGSFKLFPRGARKNKQAAMSGDELDSPVKPRRGIYLLPNAFTTAALFCGFYAVVMAMTQRFEHSAYAIFAAMVLDSLDGRVARMTNTQSEFGAQYDSLSDMISFGAAPALVVFEWSLKGMGKLGWISAFVYCACAALRLARFNTNIAVVDKRYFQGLPSPAAAALVAGFILLMEDLHFKGAELSWSAWSITLFAGLTMVTNVPFYSFKDVNLRKAVPFVAPFLIVLGYVAIVSDPPKILFGLFVLYGLSGYAVLLWRWRSGRPISIVQTTIDHHDK; encoded by the coding sequence ATGTCATCATTTAAAAAACGTCAGCCCAAGGGCAGCTTCAAGTTATTTCCCCGTGGCGCCAGAAAAAACAAGCAGGCTGCAATGAGTGGCGATGAGCTAGATTCGCCCGTTAAGCCGCGCCGCGGTATCTACCTGCTGCCTAACGCCTTTACCACGGCCGCCTTATTTTGCGGCTTTTATGCCGTCGTGATGGCGATGACCCAGCGCTTTGAACATTCCGCTTACGCTATTTTTGCCGCCATGGTCCTTGATAGCCTCGATGGACGGGTGGCGCGTATGACCAATACCCAGAGCGAGTTTGGTGCCCAATACGATAGTTTGTCCGATATGATTTCCTTTGGGGCGGCACCGGCCTTGGTGGTGTTTGAGTGGTCACTCAAAGGTATGGGTAAGTTGGGCTGGATATCAGCGTTTGTGTATTGCGCTTGCGCCGCCTTGCGCTTGGCGCGTTTCAATACCAATATTGCGGTGGTCGATAAGCGTTATTTTCAGGGCTTGCCTAGCCCGGCTGCTGCCGCCCTGGTCGCTGGCTTTATCCTGTTGATGGAAGATCTGCATTTCAAGGGAGCGGAGTTGAGCTGGAGTGCCTGGAGCATTACCTTGTTTGCCGGTTTGACGATGGTGACTAACGTGCCGTTTTATAGTTTTAAGGACGTCAATCTACGTAAGGCCGTGCCGTTTGTTGCGCCATTTTTGATCGTGCTTGGCTATGTGGCGATAGTCAGTGATCCGCCGAAAATTTTATTCGGTCTGTTTGTCTTGTATGGCCTCTCGGGTTATGCGGTATTGTTGTGGCGCTGGCGCAGCGGTCGCCCTATCAGCATAGTGCAAACTACGATAGATCATCACGACAAGTAA